A stretch of uncultured Campylobacter sp. DNA encodes these proteins:
- a CDS encoding 30S ribosomal protein S1 — MAEVNEKVQNHAEEDFATLLEEYDAGKSRDEVVTGKVIALKDGEVFIDVGRKSEGILDAAEVSDDQGNPQVNVGDDIKVAIIGSRGGRPVVSYKKALKKEKVKAFIDSYDENAENVYDVKILSFNKGGFLCANADDVEFFMPRSQSALKNPNGAVGKNFKVKIIKVDRDEQSIVVSRKKLLDEDRKASKEAIEKVIATEGIIEGVVKKITTYGMFVDVGGVDGLVHYSEISYKGPVNPSSLYKEGDKVPVKVIKYDNDKKHLSLSIKEAMPDPWNEIKDSLEVGDTIRVKVSNIEPYGAFVDLGNDIEGFLHISEISWDKNIKNPKDFISEGEELDVEVVEINPSERRLRVSLKNLLTKPFDEFVAKHKVGDVLKGSVTTITNFGAFVRIDGVEGLLHNEDASWDRGEKCKNLFKVGDEIEVKIIKIDKDTQKISLNHKELGDSPISEFAKSHNQGDVVKGKIRDIKEFGIFVELGGGIDALIRKEDLGNVSVDSLKVGDEIEAAIAFIDEKKNRIRLSVRRLAHQKEREALNEINSNDDEKQSLGDLIKDQLNK; from the coding sequence ATGGCTGAGGTGAACGAAAAGGTTCAAAACCACGCAGAGGAAGATTTTGCGACATTGTTAGAGGAGTATGACGCCGGGAAGTCTCGCGACGAGGTCGTCACAGGTAAGGTTATCGCCCTTAAGGACGGCGAGGTTTTCATAGACGTAGGCAGGAAGTCGGAGGGCATTTTGGACGCCGCCGAGGTTAGCGACGATCAAGGAAATCCGCAGGTTAATGTAGGAGATGACATCAAAGTCGCTATTATCGGAAGCAGAGGCGGTCGCCCGGTCGTATCGTATAAAAAGGCTCTAAAGAAGGAAAAAGTAAAGGCGTTCATCGACTCCTATGATGAAAACGCAGAAAATGTCTATGACGTTAAAATTCTATCGTTTAATAAGGGCGGTTTCCTTTGTGCTAATGCAGACGATGTGGAATTTTTTATGCCGCGCTCGCAAAGTGCGCTTAAAAACCCAAATGGCGCCGTCGGTAAAAATTTCAAAGTAAAGATCATTAAGGTCGATAGAGATGAGCAAAGCATCGTAGTATCGCGCAAGAAGCTACTTGATGAGGATCGCAAAGCAAGCAAAGAGGCGATCGAGAAAGTAATCGCTACTGAGGGCATCATCGAAGGCGTCGTCAAAAAGATCACCACCTACGGTATGTTTGTAGACGTAGGCGGCGTGGACGGGCTCGTGCACTACAGCGAAATTTCATACAAAGGTCCTGTAAATCCAAGCTCGCTTTACAAAGAGGGCGATAAGGTTCCGGTTAAGGTTATCAAATATGACAACGATAAAAAGCATCTCTCCCTTTCGATCAAAGAGGCGATGCCCGATCCTTGGAACGAGATTAAAGATAGCCTGGAAGTGGGCGATACGATCCGCGTAAAAGTAAGTAATATCGAGCCTTACGGCGCGTTTGTCGATCTTGGCAACGACATCGAGGGTTTTTTGCATATCAGCGAAATTTCGTGGGATAAAAATATCAAAAATCCGAAAGATTTCATCAGCGAGGGTGAAGAGCTCGACGTCGAGGTCGTAGAGATTAACCCTAGCGAGCGTAGATTACGCGTGAGCCTTAAAAATTTACTCACCAAGCCTTTTGACGAGTTTGTTGCTAAGCATAAAGTGGGCGACGTGCTAAAAGGCAGCGTCACTACGATTACAAACTTCGGCGCGTTTGTGAGGATCGACGGTGTAGAGGGGCTTTTGCATAACGAAGACGCTTCGTGGGATCGCGGCGAGAAGTGCAAAAATTTATTCAAAGTAGGCGACGAGATCGAGGTTAAGATCATCAAGATCGACAAAGATACTCAAAAAATTTCTCTAAACCACAAAGAACTCGGCGATAGCCCGATTAGCGAGTTTGCCAAGAGTCACAATCAAGGCGATGTCGTAAAAGGCAAGATCCGCGATATTAAAGAGTTCGGAATTTTTGTTGAGCTGGGAGGCGGTATAGACGCGCTTATCCGCAAGGAAGATCTCGGCAACGTAAGCGTAGATAGCCTAAAAGTGGGCGACGAGATCGAGGCTGCGATCGCTTTTATCGACGAGAAGAAAAACAGAATTCGCCTAAGCGTGCGCAGACTGGCTCATCAGAAGGAGCGCGAGGCGCTAAACGAGATCAATAGCAACGACGACGAGAAGCAAAGCCTAGGGGATCTGATCAAAGATCAACTAAATAAATAA
- a CDS encoding 4-hydroxy-3-methylbut-2-enyl diphosphate reductase: MKIEMAKSYGFCFGVKRAIKIAESAGEAATIGELIHNAEEINRLRQNFGVKTLEGVSEIKDEQKLIIRTHGIQKDDLQRLKAQNKELIDATCPFVTKPQQIVEKMSAEGYDIVIFGDKNHPEVKGVKSYAKSRVFVIMDTKELQDVKLGSRVALVSQTTKKIESFTKIADFLMQRARELRIFNTICNATLENQEAVKSLSQKADVMIIVGGKNSSNTKQLFLISQNFCKDSYLIENESELERSWFENKSLCGISAGASTPDWIIKKVVARIENLTQNL, from the coding sequence TTGAAGATTGAGATGGCCAAAAGCTACGGCTTTTGCTTCGGCGTCAAGCGCGCGATCAAGATCGCAGAAAGCGCCGGTGAGGCCGCTACGATCGGCGAACTGATACATAACGCCGAAGAGATCAACAGGCTAAGGCAAAATTTCGGCGTCAAAACCTTAGAAGGCGTTAGTGAGATCAAGGACGAGCAAAAGCTCATCATCCGCACGCACGGTATCCAAAAAGACGATCTGCAAAGATTAAAGGCGCAAAATAAAGAGCTCATCGACGCTACCTGCCCTTTCGTAACCAAGCCGCAGCAGATCGTAGAAAAGATGAGCGCAGAGGGCTATGATATCGTAATCTTCGGCGATAAAAATCATCCCGAGGTAAAGGGTGTGAAATCCTACGCAAAATCGCGCGTATTCGTGATCATGGATACGAAGGAACTGCAAGACGTCAAGCTTGGCTCGCGCGTCGCGCTCGTTTCACAGACTACGAAAAAGATAGAAAGCTTTACCAAAATCGCGGATTTTTTGATGCAGCGCGCAAGGGAGCTAAGAATTTTTAATACGATTTGCAATGCGACGCTGGAAAATCAAGAGGCCGTAAAAAGCCTGTCGCAAAAGGCCGACGTGATGATAATCGTAGGCGGGAAAAATTCCTCCAACACCAAGCAGCTTTTTTTAATTTCGCAGAATTTTTGCAAAGACAGCTACCTCATAGAAAACGAAAGCGAGCTTGAACGCTCGTGGTTTGAAAACAAAAGCCTATGCGGCATCTCCGCAGGAGCCAGCACGCCTGATTGGATCATCAAAAAAGTAGTAGCGCGAATCGAAAATTTAACGCAGAATTTATAA